The genomic stretch CTCCAGCGCGCGGCAGCACCGTGCGCGGCGCGCTGGAGGCGGCGCTGACGTCCGCCCCGGAGAGCGGCCTCACCGCGAAGGACCTCTCCGCCCTGGTGGGCATCTCCGAGAAGGACGTGGCCGGGCACCTGGAGCACCTGGAGAAGTCCCTCAAGGCCCAGGGCGCCCGCCTGGAGGTGTTGCCCGCCTCCTGCCTGGCGTGTGGCTTCACCTTCAAGGACCGCAGGCGCTTCACGCGGCCCGGCGCCTGCCCCCAGTGCCGCGCCACGCGCATCGATCCGCCGGCCTTCCGCGTCATCGGTTGAACGCGCCTGGGGGCGAGGTGGAGATTTCACCATTCGGTTGACAATCGAGCGGTGATGGCTGAAATATTCAACCAATTGGATGAATATCGGGAGTGCGTCATGGCGTCGACAGGGAATGACAAGGGTGCGCCGGTTGCCACGGCGATGATGATGATTCGCCGTCCCGTGGCGGACGTCTTCGCGGCCTTCGTGGACCCCGCAATCACCACGAAGTTCTGGTTCAGCCGGGGCAGCGCGC from Myxococcus xanthus encodes the following:
- a CDS encoding transcriptional regulator, with the translated sequence MSAPVPPARGSTVRGALEAALTSAPESGLTAKDLSALVGISEKDVAGHLEHLEKSLKAQGARLEVLPASCLACGFTFKDRRRFTRPGACPQCRATRIDPPAFRVIG